In Halorubrum sp. PV6, a single window of DNA contains:
- a CDS encoding nucleoside phosphorylase gives MTDESAKSEDPNDEVQYHLEVAAEDVANAVLLPGDPDRVDKVTALWDGHDEVAHHREYRTATGTYDDAPISVTSTGIGSPSAAIAVEELARVGVDTFIRVGSCGAIQPEMDVGDLVITTGAVRQEGTSDEYVREDYPAAADGEVVSALVAAAERLGYDYHTGVTMSADSFYAGQGRPGLDGFEAAGSDELVAELQEANVKNIEMESSAILTIANVYGLRAGAVCSVYANRVTGEFRTEGESRAAETASLAVRLLARMDEVKEEAGADRWHAGLSL, from the coding sequence ATGACCGACGAAAGCGCGAAGAGCGAAGACCCGAACGACGAGGTGCAGTACCACCTTGAGGTCGCCGCCGAAGACGTCGCGAACGCCGTCTTGCTCCCCGGCGACCCAGACCGCGTAGACAAGGTCACGGCCCTGTGGGACGGCCACGACGAGGTCGCCCACCACCGCGAGTACCGAACCGCCACCGGCACCTACGACGACGCCCCGATATCGGTGACGTCGACCGGCATCGGCTCGCCGTCGGCCGCCATCGCCGTCGAAGAACTCGCGCGCGTCGGCGTCGACACGTTCATTCGGGTCGGCTCCTGTGGCGCCATCCAGCCCGAGATGGACGTCGGCGACCTCGTGATCACGACCGGCGCGGTCCGACAGGAGGGGACGAGCGACGAGTACGTCCGGGAGGACTACCCGGCGGCCGCCGACGGAGAGGTCGTCTCGGCGCTCGTCGCCGCCGCGGAGCGACTCGGGTACGACTACCACACCGGCGTGACGATGAGCGCCGACTCGTTCTACGCCGGGCAGGGGCGTCCCGGCCTCGACGGGTTCGAGGCGGCCGGCTCCGACGAACTGGTCGCCGAACTGCAGGAGGCGAACGTCAAGAACATCGAGATGGAGTCGTCGGCCATCCTGACCATCGCGAACGTGTACGGGCTCCGGGCCGGCGCGGTCTGTTCCGTCTACGCGAACCGCGTCACGGGCGAGTTCCGGACCGAGGGCGAGTCGCGAGCGGCCGAGACCGCGAGCCTCGCCGTCCGCCTCCTCGCTCGGATGGACGAGGTCAAAGAGGAAGCGGGCGCCGACCGCTGGCACGCGGGACTCTCGCTGTAA
- the rocF gene encoding arginase: MTTVRIIGAPTDYGANRRGVDMGPSAIRYAGLAEQLAGAGVDTVDAGDLAVPRAEERDPDVEAPREGDAKFLRETADVSRRLADEVGDTLAAGDVPLALGGDHSIAIGSLVGSARDAEIGAVWFDAHADLNTPATTPSGNVHGMPLAAALGLGEFAGSDWATAPGLNPENVALVGLRSVDDAEVDVIRDHGFSAYTMTDIDERGITAVTEEAMAEAADGVDGVHVSLDLDWLDPKEAPGVGTPVRGGVTYREAHSAMEIVAETDSVRSMELVEVNPTLDQHNETAELSTELAASAFGKRVL; the protein is encoded by the coding sequence GTGACTACCGTCAGAATCATCGGCGCACCGACGGACTACGGCGCGAACCGACGCGGCGTGGACATGGGACCGTCGGCGATCCGCTATGCGGGACTGGCCGAACAGCTCGCGGGCGCCGGCGTCGACACGGTCGACGCGGGCGACCTCGCCGTCCCCCGTGCAGAAGAGCGCGACCCCGACGTGGAGGCCCCGCGCGAGGGTGACGCGAAGTTCCTCCGGGAGACGGCGGACGTCTCTCGCCGGCTGGCAGACGAGGTCGGCGACACGCTGGCCGCGGGCGACGTCCCGCTCGCGCTCGGCGGCGACCACTCCATCGCCATCGGCTCGCTGGTCGGGTCGGCTCGCGACGCGGAGATCGGCGCGGTGTGGTTCGACGCGCACGCCGACCTCAACACGCCCGCGACGACGCCTTCGGGGAACGTCCACGGGATGCCGCTCGCGGCCGCCCTCGGGCTCGGCGAGTTCGCGGGCTCCGACTGGGCGACTGCGCCGGGGCTCAACCCGGAGAACGTCGCGCTCGTCGGGCTCCGCTCCGTCGACGACGCGGAGGTCGACGTGATCCGCGACCACGGCTTCTCGGCGTACACGATGACCGACATCGACGAACGGGGTATCACGGCCGTGACGGAAGAAGCGATGGCCGAGGCGGCCGACGGCGTCGACGGCGTCCACGTCAGTTTAGACCTCGACTGGCTCGACCCCAAGGAGGCCCCCGGCGTCGGGACGCCCGTCCGCGGCGGGGTCACCTACCGGGAGGCTCACAGCGCCATGGAGATCGTGGCGGAGACCGACTCCGTCCGGTCGATGGAGCTCGTCGAGGTGAATCCGACGCTGGACCAGCACAACGAGACGGCGGAGCTCTCCACCGAGTTGGCGGCGAGCGCGTTCGGAAAGCGCGTCCTCTGA
- a CDS encoding NAD(P)/FAD-dependent oxidoreductase, giving the protein MNGDVTVVGGGIAGLVAATRLAEAGADATLLERRPDLGGRVRTETVDGFTLDRGFQVLFTSYPAVASELDADALDLRTFAPGATICRPGSRATLSDPLRDPRGAIPSLLNREVSVSDKLRTLALRYDLAQREEASFFGGPDASIREYLRDWGFADDYIGNFVEPFYGGITLDRSLSTSKQVFEYTFRAMSRGAIGVPAAGMQAIPEALAARARDAGVDVETGADVETVRTAGQGRIPFRTGSADAEGATVELADGSTREADAVVVATTPPEARRLTGVESIPTEAVPNATGWYTLPAGESFETGKRILLNAAEASPNAVIPMSEVAPEYAPDDRALLAATFLGEAAQDRPADALREDVRDALAAWYPKREFGGLETVDVHRIPFAQFAQPPGVHDRLPDPDDPEGPVVLAGDYTEWSSIQGALASGREAATVATEYL; this is encoded by the coding sequence ATGAACGGAGACGTCACCGTCGTCGGCGGCGGGATCGCGGGGCTCGTCGCGGCGACTCGGCTCGCGGAGGCCGGCGCAGACGCGACGCTTCTCGAACGACGACCGGATCTTGGCGGCCGCGTCCGGACCGAGACGGTCGACGGGTTCACCCTCGACCGCGGCTTTCAGGTGCTCTTCACGAGTTATCCGGCCGTCGCGAGCGAACTCGACGCCGACGCCCTCGACCTCCGAACGTTCGCGCCCGGCGCGACGATCTGTCGCCCCGGCTCGCGCGCGACGCTTTCGGACCCGCTGCGCGACCCCCGCGGGGCGATCCCCTCCCTCCTGAACCGCGAGGTGTCGGTCTCGGATAAACTCCGGACGCTCGCGCTCCGGTACGACCTCGCGCAGCGCGAGGAGGCGTCGTTTTTCGGCGGCCCGGACGCCTCGATCCGCGAGTACCTCCGCGACTGGGGGTTCGCCGACGACTACATCGGCAACTTCGTCGAGCCCTTTTACGGCGGTATCACCCTCGATCGGAGCCTCTCGACCTCGAAGCAGGTGTTCGAGTACACCTTCCGCGCCATGAGCCGAGGGGCGATAGGCGTCCCCGCGGCCGGGATGCAGGCCATCCCCGAGGCGCTCGCCGCCCGCGCCCGCGACGCCGGCGTGGACGTCGAGACCGGCGCCGACGTGGAGACCGTCCGAACCGCGGGGCAGGGCCGGATCCCCTTCCGGACCGGGAGCGCCGACGCCGAGGGCGCCACGGTCGAACTCGCCGACGGGTCGACCCGCGAGGCCGACGCCGTCGTCGTCGCGACCACGCCGCCGGAGGCCCGCCGGCTCACGGGCGTCGAGTCGATTCCCACGGAGGCCGTGCCGAACGCGACCGGCTGGTACACGCTCCCCGCGGGCGAGTCGTTCGAGACGGGGAAGCGCATCCTGCTCAACGCGGCCGAAGCGTCGCCGAACGCCGTGATCCCGATGTCGGAGGTCGCGCCCGAGTACGCCCCCGACGACCGCGCGCTGCTCGCCGCGACGTTCCTCGGCGAGGCGGCGCAGGACCGGCCGGCGGACGCCCTGCGCGAGGACGTGCGCGACGCGCTTGCGGCGTGGTATCCGAAACGCGAGTTCGGCGGCCTCGAAACGGTCGATGTCCACCGGATTCCGTTCGCGCAGTTCGCACAGCCGCCGGGCGTCCACGACCGCCTTCCCGACCCGGACGACCCCGAGGGGCCGGTGGTTCTCGCCGGCGACTACACCGAGTGGTCGTCGATTCAGGGCGCGTTAGCGAGCGGGCGAGAGGCGGCGACCGTCGCGACTGAGTATTTATAA
- a CDS encoding MTH865 family protein, protein MSDVKAELREQFMEAFSGADFPVDNQMDLVPALPDGPGTKFEAGDVSFTAMEMAAKLGSEQEFPYDTAEALVDDIIDGLEAKGML, encoded by the coding sequence ATGTCAGACGTTAAAGCGGAACTCCGCGAACAGTTCATGGAGGCGTTCAGCGGCGCCGACTTCCCCGTCGATAACCAGATGGACCTCGTCCCCGCGCTCCCGGACGGGCCGGGCACGAAGTTCGAGGCCGGCGACGTGAGCTTCACCGCGATGGAGATGGCCGCGAAGCTCGGCAGCGAACAGGAGTTCCCCTACGACACCGCCGAGGCGCTCGTCGACGACATCATCGACGGGCTCGAAGCGAAGGGCATGCTCTGA
- a CDS encoding Rrf2 family transcriptional regulator, protein MSSIELTSSQKSILTALINLYGEQEDAVKGEAIAEEVDRNPGTIRNQMQSLKALQLVEGVPGPKGGYKPTSNAYEALDIQRMDEPADVPISHEGEEVPGVNVDGIDLSSVHHPELCRAEIHVQGSVRDFHEGDSVTVGPTPLSKLVIDGTVDGKDDTANILILRIDDMRAPDEPAEH, encoded by the coding sequence ATGTCATCCATCGAGCTTACGTCAAGTCAGAAGAGCATACTCACGGCGCTGATCAACCTGTACGGCGAACAGGAGGACGCGGTCAAAGGCGAGGCCATCGCCGAGGAAGTCGACCGCAATCCGGGGACGATCCGCAACCAGATGCAGAGCCTGAAAGCCCTCCAACTGGTCGAGGGCGTACCGGGGCCGAAAGGCGGGTATAAGCCCACCTCGAACGCGTACGAGGCGCTCGACATCCAGCGCATGGACGAGCCCGCCGACGTGCCCATTTCGCACGAGGGCGAGGAGGTACCGGGCGTCAACGTCGACGGCATCGACCTGTCCAGCGTTCACCACCCCGAGCTCTGCCGCGCCGAGATCCACGTTCAGGGGTCCGTCCGTGACTTCCACGAGGGCGACTCCGTGACGGTGGGGCCGACGCCCCTCTCGAAGCTCGTCATCGACGGGACCGTCGACGGGAAAGACGACACCGCGAACATCCTCATCCTCCGGATCGACGACATGCGCGCGCCCGACGAGCCCGCCGAACACTGA
- a CDS encoding metal-dependent hydrolase codes for MNKRGHVLNGLLLALGLGFVIEPGLDAATARTIAEITVPIVLGALFPDVDTAFGRHRKTLHSLPVLGIFLAYPIVFGNLQYVWIGVLTHYILDVVGSRRGIALFHPLSDTEYGMPTGVTTSSKYADLVTVIITAVELVVFWAINAYVVSLDLDISTAASEAAAGLGL; via the coding sequence ATGAACAAACGCGGCCACGTCCTCAACGGCCTCCTGTTGGCGCTCGGGCTCGGCTTCGTCATCGAGCCCGGCCTCGACGCGGCCACCGCGCGGACCATCGCCGAGATCACCGTCCCGATCGTGTTGGGCGCGCTGTTCCCCGACGTCGACACCGCCTTCGGCCGCCACCGGAAGACGCTCCACAGCCTCCCGGTGCTCGGCATCTTCCTCGCGTACCCCATCGTCTTCGGTAACCTCCAGTACGTCTGGATCGGCGTGTTGACCCACTACATCCTCGACGTGGTCGGGAGCCGCCGCGGCATCGCGCTGTTCCACCCCCTCTCGGACACCGAGTACGGGATGCCGACCGGCGTGACGACGAGCAGCAAGTACGCGGACCTGGTCACCGTGATCATCACCGCCGTGGAGTTGGTAGTCTTCTGGGCGATCAACGCCTACGTCGTGAGCCTCGACCTCGACATCTCGACGGCCGCCTCGGAGGCGGCGGCGGGGCTCGGCTTATAA
- a CDS encoding NAD(P)/FAD-dependent oxidoreductase: protein MSTQVVVVGSGYAGAGAVKAFEDEVGDGEAELTWVAEHDYHLVLHEVHRAIRNPAVADKITIPVDEIKSPESDFVQGRVVNVDTDERVVETGDGTTVDYDYLLLAVGSTTAFFGIDGLKEHAHQLKSLDDAKAIHEDVRSAAAEATRSDPVEVIVGGAGLSGIQTAGEIAEYRDKHRAPINIKLVEGLDEVFPGNDPQIQGALRQRLQDADVEILTGDFISKADEDAVYLGGGEDEAPEELGYDVLIWTGGITGQPEIEDVEIDKDERSHRVHAGSDFATSDDRVFALGDTALVEQGDDDVAPPTAQAAWQAAEVAGENLARAARGAPLQSWQHSDKGTVISVGEKAVAHDVVGMPIKTFGGTPAKLLKKSIAVRWIAKVSSAGRGVSAFGDM, encoded by the coding sequence ATGAGTACACAGGTCGTCGTCGTCGGCTCCGGCTACGCCGGCGCAGGGGCGGTGAAGGCGTTCGAAGACGAGGTCGGCGACGGCGAGGCCGAACTCACGTGGGTCGCGGAACACGACTACCATCTCGTTCTCCACGAGGTCCATCGCGCGATCCGAAACCCGGCGGTCGCCGACAAGATCACCATCCCGGTCGACGAGATCAAATCGCCCGAGTCCGACTTCGTGCAGGGCCGCGTCGTCAACGTCGACACCGACGAGCGCGTGGTCGAGACGGGCGACGGGACCACCGTCGACTACGACTACCTCCTCTTGGCGGTCGGCTCCACGACCGCCTTCTTCGGCATCGACGGGCTCAAAGAGCACGCACATCAGCTCAAGAGCCTCGACGACGCGAAGGCGATCCACGAGGACGTGCGGTCGGCCGCCGCCGAGGCGACCCGGTCCGACCCGGTCGAGGTCATCGTCGGCGGCGCCGGGCTCTCCGGTATCCAGACCGCGGGCGAAATCGCGGAGTACCGCGACAAACACCGCGCGCCCATCAACATCAAGCTCGTCGAGGGGCTCGACGAGGTCTTCCCCGGCAACGACCCCCAGATCCAGGGCGCGCTCCGCCAGCGACTCCAGGACGCCGACGTGGAGATCCTCACCGGCGACTTCATCTCGAAGGCCGACGAGGACGCGGTCTACCTCGGCGGCGGCGAGGACGAAGCGCCCGAGGAGCTCGGCTACGACGTGCTGATCTGGACCGGCGGCATCACGGGCCAGCCCGAGATCGAGGACGTCGAAATCGACAAAGACGAGCGCTCGCACCGCGTCCACGCCGGCTCCGACTTCGCGACCAGCGACGACCGCGTGTTCGCGCTGGGCGACACCGCGCTCGTCGAGCAGGGCGACGACGACGTGGCGCCGCCGACGGCACAGGCCGCCTGGCAGGCCGCGGAGGTCGCCGGCGAGAACCTCGCCCGCGCCGCCCGCGGTGCGCCGCTGCAGTCGTGGCAGCACTCGGACAAGGGCACGGTCATTTCGGTGGGCGAGAAGGCGGTCGCCCACGACGTGGTCGGCATGCCCATCAAGACGTTCGGCGGCACCCCGGCGAAGCTGCTGAAGAAGTCGATCGCGGTGCGGTGGATCGCGAAGGTCTCCTCGGCCGGACGCGGCGTGAGCGCGTTCGGCGACATGTAA
- the cdd gene encoding cytidine deaminase, with translation MDADLIEAARDALADAHVPYSDYRVGAALRTADGTVYTGCNIENANYSNSLHAEEVALAEAVKNGHREFDRIAVASGVRDGVTPCGMCRQSLAEFAADDLVVVCDEGEGETSEYTLGELLPNTISEGTLDDARNA, from the coding sequence ATGGACGCAGACCTGATCGAGGCCGCGCGCGACGCCCTCGCCGACGCGCACGTCCCGTACTCCGACTACCGCGTCGGCGCCGCGCTCCGGACCGCCGACGGCACCGTCTACACCGGCTGTAACATCGAGAACGCGAACTACTCCAACAGCCTCCACGCCGAGGAGGTCGCGCTCGCAGAGGCGGTGAAGAACGGCCACCGCGAGTTCGACCGCATCGCCGTGGCCTCCGGGGTCCGCGACGGCGTCACCCCCTGCGGGATGTGCCGCCAGTCGCTCGCGGAGTTCGCGGCCGACGACCTCGTCGTCGTCTGTGACGAAGGCGAGGGGGAGACGAGCGAGTACACGCTCGGCGAGCTCCTCCCGAACACCATCTCCGAGGGGACGCTCGACGACGCCCGCAACGCCTGA
- a CDS encoding pyridoxal-phosphate dependent enzyme has translation METTETTTAFRGLESRASGRVHETADPTTVPADEQARGLDPAYDYDAVDPESLLAPPADGPAGAGRGHWRFDALLPFPAESAISAGEGATPLVPTERLADELAVDAVYVKDEGRNPTGTVFDRGLSVALTAVAARAAEGQDVEPLACASPGNAGQSMAAYAGRADLRSYAFVPSRCAFSNKAMTNVHGGDMRVVGGRFPDAADAVDEQLETEYTDLGEFTTPYRHDGVKTLAFELVADLGAAPDVVVVPTGSGEVVAGVYKGFTELERVGAIESVPKIVAAQAAGCAPIAAAVERDLDEPEPWSTPDTICGELEIADPAGGAAAVEAVTESGGTAVTVEDEDILASAVAVAQNEVMEMGATGGAAPAGAWALKEAGFFDGDETVVLVNSDAGLKTPDVLRSHLMGQGI, from the coding sequence ATGGAGACGACGGAGACGACGACGGCGTTCCGCGGGCTGGAGAGTCGCGCGTCGGGTCGCGTCCACGAGACGGCCGATCCGACGACCGTGCCGGCCGACGAGCAGGCGCGCGGGCTCGACCCCGCCTACGACTACGACGCGGTCGACCCCGAGTCGCTGCTCGCCCCCCCGGCGGACGGGCCGGCCGGAGCGGGCCGCGGTCACTGGCGCTTCGACGCGCTGCTCCCCTTCCCGGCCGAGTCGGCCATCTCCGCCGGCGAGGGCGCCACGCCGCTCGTCCCCACCGAGCGCCTCGCGGACGAGCTGGCCGTCGACGCGGTGTACGTCAAAGACGAGGGGCGGAACCCCACCGGCACCGTGTTCGACCGCGGGCTCTCGGTCGCGCTGACGGCCGTCGCCGCGCGGGCGGCCGAGGGGCAGGACGTGGAGCCGCTCGCCTGCGCGAGCCCCGGCAACGCCGGGCAGTCGATGGCGGCGTACGCGGGCCGGGCCGACCTGCGCTCGTACGCGTTCGTCCCCTCGCGCTGTGCGTTCTCGAACAAGGCGATGACGAACGTCCACGGCGGCGACATGCGCGTGGTCGGCGGTCGCTTCCCGGACGCCGCCGACGCCGTCGACGAGCAGCTGGAGACGGAGTACACCGACCTCGGCGAGTTCACGACGCCGTACCGCCACGACGGCGTGAAGACGCTCGCCTTCGAGCTGGTCGCCGACCTCGGCGCGGCGCCCGACGTCGTCGTCGTCCCGACCGGCTCCGGCGAGGTCGTCGCCGGCGTTTATAAGGGGTTCACCGAACTGGAGCGCGTCGGCGCGATCGAGTCGGTTCCGAAGATCGTCGCCGCCCAGGCCGCCGGCTGCGCGCCGATCGCGGCGGCGGTCGAGCGCGACCTCGACGAGCCGGAGCCGTGGTCGACGCCGGACACCATCTGCGGCGAACTCGAGATTGCCGACCCCGCTGGCGGCGCAGCGGCGGTCGAGGCCGTCACGGAGAGCGGCGGGACGGCCGTGACCGTCGAAGACGAGGACATCCTCGCGAGCGCGGTCGCGGTCGCGCAAAACGAGGTCATGGAGATGGGCGCCACCGGCGGGGCCGCGCCGGCCGGCGCGTGGGCGCTCAAGGAGGCGGGCTTCTTCGACGGCGACGAGACGGTGGTCCTGGTGAACAGCGACGCCGGGCTGAAGACGCCCGACGTGCTGCGCAGCCACCTGATGGGACAGGGTATTTAA
- a CDS encoding thiamine pyrophosphate-dependent dehydrogenase E1 component subunit alpha produces the protein MDEHGADEDDSPESDDAATDPLADEDVYRVLGPDGSPLPDATVPDLSDEEFRAIYRDLVITRRFDERAVSLQRQGRIGTYAPCAGQEGSAVGSTHALADEDLISYQYREHGAVVVRDLLADYLPYWLGHESGTEAIAEGNVFPLNIGIAAHLPHAVGAAWAFDYRDEDRVVAAHFGDGATSEGDFHEALNFAGVFDTPTVFCCHNNGWAISIPERRQTASDTFARKATAYGFEGVRVDGMDPLASYAVTREAAERARGGADAAADDTGSPRPTLVEFVEYRFGAHTTADDPTAYRDADAVEPWRALDPLDRMETFLRETGRIDDAGVEAIREDADEVVADAIDAAESVTADPSDMFDYAYDDIPPEIRRQRDELLGMVAEHGDDAFVRDE, from the coding sequence ATGGACGAGCACGGCGCCGACGAGGACGACTCCCCCGAGTCCGACGACGCCGCGACCGACCCTCTCGCCGACGAGGACGTCTACCGCGTGCTGGGGCCGGACGGGTCGCCGCTGCCGGACGCGACGGTCCCTGACCTGTCAGACGAGGAGTTCCGCGCGATCTACCGCGATCTGGTCATCACGCGCCGGTTCGATGAACGCGCAGTCAGCCTCCAGCGACAGGGGCGTATCGGGACGTACGCGCCCTGCGCGGGCCAAGAGGGCTCCGCGGTCGGATCGACCCACGCGCTCGCGGACGAGGACCTGATAAGCTACCAGTACCGCGAGCACGGCGCGGTCGTCGTCCGCGACCTCCTCGCCGACTACCTCCCGTACTGGCTGGGACACGAATCGGGGACCGAGGCCATCGCCGAGGGCAACGTCTTCCCGCTGAACATCGGTATCGCCGCGCACCTCCCCCACGCCGTCGGGGCCGCGTGGGCGTTCGACTACCGGGACGAGGACCGAGTCGTCGCCGCCCACTTCGGCGACGGCGCGACGAGCGAGGGGGACTTCCACGAGGCGTTGAACTTCGCGGGCGTGTTCGACACCCCGACCGTCTTCTGTTGTCACAACAACGGCTGGGCGATATCGATCCCCGAGCGGCGACAGACCGCGAGCGACACGTTCGCGCGGAAGGCGACCGCCTACGGCTTCGAGGGCGTTCGCGTCGACGGGATGGACCCGCTCGCGAGCTACGCCGTCACGCGCGAGGCTGCCGAGCGCGCCCGCGGCGGAGCCGACGCGGCGGCCGACGACACCGGCTCCCCTCGACCGACTCTCGTCGAGTTCGTCGAGTACCGGTTCGGCGCGCACACGACCGCCGACGACCCGACCGCGTACCGAGACGCCGACGCGGTCGAACCGTGGCGCGCGCTCGACCCCCTCGACCGGATGGAGACGTTCTTACGGGAGACCGGTCGGATTGACGACGCGGGCGTCGAAGCGATCCGCGAGGACGCCGACGAGGTCGTCGCCGACGCCATCGACGCCGCCGAGTCGGTTACGGCCGACCCGAGCGACATGTTCGACTACGCGTACGACGATATCCCGCCCGAGATCCGTCGCCAGCGCGACGAACTGCTCGGGATGGTCGCGGAACACGGCGACGACGCGTTCGTCCGCGACGAGTGA
- a CDS encoding GNAT family N-acetyltransferase, with protein sequence MYARDAKNRDEAWLLDAIERLGLDDVAFRSRDYVIAVDQESGDRAGFGRLRLHRADDEDAPNRIELTGIGVLPEWRGRGVGAHVVERLVDTAAADGFETVYVLTDQPEYLTQFGFERVDTDDLPQALSDRLTEKREFLGGDVVGLRLAVDDFEMADRFREAFKSAEPADAAGADDTTESAEDFGIDPESATYKYDTGR encoded by the coding sequence ATGTACGCCCGCGACGCCAAGAACCGTGACGAGGCGTGGTTACTGGACGCGATCGAGCGGCTCGGGCTCGACGACGTCGCCTTTCGGTCACGGGACTACGTGATCGCGGTCGACCAAGAGTCGGGCGACAGAGCGGGATTCGGGCGGCTTCGCCTGCATCGGGCGGACGACGAGGACGCGCCGAACCGCATCGAACTCACCGGTATCGGGGTCCTCCCCGAGTGGCGCGGCCGCGGCGTCGGCGCGCACGTCGTCGAACGGCTCGTCGACACCGCGGCCGCGGACGGGTTCGAGACGGTGTACGTGCTCACCGACCAGCCGGAGTACCTGACGCAGTTCGGCTTCGAGCGCGTCGACACCGACGACCTCCCGCAGGCGCTCTCGGACCGGCTCACGGAGAAACGCGAGTTCCTCGGCGGCGACGTGGTCGGCCTCCGACTCGCCGTCGACGACTTCGAGATGGCGGACCGGTTCCGCGAGGCGTTTAAATCGGCAGAGCCGGCGGACGCGGCCGGCGCCGACGACACGACCGAGTCGGCCGAGGACTTCGGCATCGACCCCGAGTCGGCCACGTACAAGTACGACACCGGGCGATAG
- a CDS encoding J domain-containing protein, which translates to MVVELIRLLPPWVALGLALGTVASGFVALAFYLGDRYVDQAPNAGGQGAGSATGDERRRRELREYLTAIGERFHEDHGLGSVTVPFYLPERGVAITFDAHDYFRLEGEGVYTVLCEHEMPGRGLGRRLPFDVTEPDWGPSRPPRSGGRDPVAAAFAELDVARDADAAEVKRAYRERVKETHPDQGGDEESFKRVREAYATARNHTGDADGGVGRGGPAARATRSDRADPQTGFGR; encoded by the coding sequence GTGGTCGTCGAACTGATCCGTCTCCTGCCGCCGTGGGTTGCGCTGGGCCTCGCGCTCGGCACCGTCGCGTCCGGATTCGTCGCGCTCGCCTTCTACCTCGGAGACCGCTACGTCGACCAGGCCCCCAACGCCGGCGGGCAGGGCGCCGGCAGCGCGACCGGCGACGAGCGACGGCGCCGAGAGCTTCGCGAGTACCTGACGGCTATCGGCGAGCGGTTCCACGAGGACCACGGGCTCGGGAGCGTGACGGTTCCCTTCTATCTCCCCGAGCGCGGGGTCGCCATCACCTTCGACGCGCACGACTACTTCAGACTCGAAGGCGAGGGCGTCTACACCGTCCTCTGTGAACACGAGATGCCCGGCCGCGGGCTGGGTCGGCGGCTCCCCTTCGACGTGACCGAACCCGATTGGGGGCCGTCTCGACCGCCCAGGAGCGGCGGCCGCGATCCGGTCGCCGCCGCGTTCGCGGAACTCGACGTCGCCCGCGACGCCGACGCCGCCGAGGTGAAACGCGCCTACCGCGAGCGCGTCAAGGAGACGCACCCGGACCAGGGCGGCGACGAGGAGTCGTTTAAACGCGTCCGCGAGGCGTACGCGACCGCTCGCAACCACACCGGCGACGCGGACGGCGGCGTCGGACGAGGCGGCCCGGCCGCTCGGGCCACGCGATCCGACCGCGCCGACCCGCAGACGGGCTTCGGCCGATAA
- a CDS encoding PHP-associated domain-containing protein — protein sequence MLGDEERVSVTRSRTRVDAHVKVLDDDVVALAKERGIDALVYAPHFTRLPTIRERAARFSDDDLTVVPAREVFTGDWGNRRHILVLGLDEPVPDYITFEAAMAEVDRQDAAVLAPHPSFATISLTRPEIDAHGARIDAIETYNTKLLPHQNARMRRIAAATGQPGFGSSYAHLSGTVGEAWTEFDGAFDGVDEVVAAFRERRPRTVVHRGGAGHQLRGLVEFAHLAYENTWEKVDRQFLSGDEPTLPTNVAYEGRFDDVSVYAGTLSDYRPR from the coding sequence TTGCTCGGCGACGAAGAACGCGTATCCGTGACCCGATCGAGAACGCGCGTCGACGCCCACGTGAAGGTGCTCGACGACGACGTCGTGGCCCTCGCGAAGGAACGGGGGATCGACGCGCTCGTGTACGCGCCACATTTCACCCGGCTGCCGACGATCCGCGAGCGCGCGGCCCGGTTCTCCGACGACGACCTCACCGTGGTCCCCGCCCGCGAGGTGTTCACCGGCGACTGGGGGAACCGGCGACACATCCTCGTTCTCGGCTTAGACGAACCCGTCCCCGACTACATCACCTTCGAGGCGGCGATGGCCGAGGTCGACCGACAGGATGCGGCCGTCCTCGCGCCGCACCCGAGTTTCGCGACCATCTCGCTCACCCGCCCGGAGATCGACGCGCACGGCGCGCGGATCGACGCGATAGAGACGTACAACACGAAACTCCTCCCGCACCAGAACGCCCGAATGCGTCGCATCGCCGCGGCCACCGGCCAGCCGGGATTCGGCTCGTCGTACGCGCACCTCTCCGGCACCGTCGGCGAGGCGTGGACCGAGTTCGACGGCGCGTTCGACGGCGTCGACGAGGTCGTTGCGGCTTTCCGCGAGCGCCGCCCGCGGACCGTGGTCCACCGCGGCGGCGCCGGCCACCAACTCCGCGGGCTCGTCGAGTTCGCGCACCTCGCGTACGAGAACACCTGGGAGAAGGTCGACCGACAGTTCCTCTCCGGCGACGAGCCGACGCTCCCGACCAACGTCGCCTACGAGGGTCGGTTCGACGACGTGAGCGTCTACGCCGGGACGCTCTCCGACTACCGGCCGCGGTAG